CGTATCGGAAATTCGTGGCCTTTCAACAAAGGGCAAAGTAGGTATTACCACGAATGCACGAATGGAAGACGAATAATTTTAAGCATCCAGATTTGTGTTCATTCGAGACATTCGTGGCCTTTCAAAAAGTCGCCCAAACATAAGCCTCCCGATTTGTGATCATTCGAGACATTCGTGGCCTTTTTTTTCAGGCTCACCGCTTCGCCACAATCTCAAAAACTCCACTGCCCAATTCGAATACCTGTCGTTTTCCGCCAGCAAAATTTTCGGTGCGGAGTAGCGAAGCGGGCTGTCCGTCAATGTGGACTGAGGTAAATTCTGCCGGCAGCCAGATTTCCGCTTCTGCATTGCCCGGGATGGAAACATTCATTCTCCATCCATCTCTGCTCTGGCTGATCTCGCAACCAATACTCCCTCGGATGCAGGGCATCTTGATCGCTGCGTGTTCAAGACTTCCGGGCTGCGGACTGATGCGAAACCTGCGGAATGCAGGTTCCAATGGCTCGATACCCATCAGTTTGCGGGCGGTGATGTTGGCGGGAGCAGCACCCCATGCATGATTCCAGGTGAGGTTGGGTTTAAAATATTCGTCCCAGGCCTCTGTGGTCATGGAGGACCCTACCCGGATCATATTGCGCCAGCTCCGCAGGCTGTCTGCTGTCATGAGCGACAGCGCATAGTCAGCTTCGCCTGCCTGATAAAGTGCATCAAGCAGGTGTTGTGCGCCATAGACACTGCATGCCATTCCGCGGCTTTTGACAAATGTGGCTACGCTGGGCAGGTGCTTTTCCGGAACCAGCCCAAAAGCCAGCGCAAACATATTGGCGTGGAGGCTGGCGTGGTCAGTAGATTCTCCGTCTTTGAATATGCCTCTTTTTTTGTCGAAAAAGGTCTTCATAAAGCTCTCCTGATGCAGTGCCGCCCTATCTGAAAAAAATTTCTGATCTGCCGCATGGCCTGTTACTGTTGCAATCCGCTCCATCAATACCAGCGAGCGGTAATGAAAGGCATTTACGACGGTATTAAAATCGTTATAAACATAGCCGTCTGTTTCTCCTCCGGGTTTCGGACTCGCATTGGGGGGCGGCGCCTGCCCGGGTTTAGGGCCTTGCGGCCAGTCGACAATATCCCTGAACTGCTCCACCGGGCCGGGAAACCTGAGGCTGGTGAGAAATGCCTGCGTCTTTTTTCCTTTTAGGGTGCTGATTAGTCCGTTGGGTTCTGCCAGGTCAATCAGCGATTTTCTTTTCAGGTCTTCGTAGCGGTTGTGGAGGAGATCGGCGTCGCCGGTTTGCATATAGTCTTCCCACGCCATCAATATCGTATGCATTTGCCACTCTGTCGGCCAGGAGGCATGGTCGAGCAGGAAGTTGACGGTATATTTTCCGATAGAATATTCGCGATCCACTGTATAGTGTCCCAATTGCTGAATGTATGCGTCGGCTTCATAGGGCATACGTTCCCGGTTGCCATCGGCATATACTCCCAGGAATGGCGTAGCTTTCAGGGTGTATTTACACAGGTTCCAGACTTCATTGAGGTTCGTGTCTGAACAGGAAAAACTGGCAGCCTGGTCGTCAAAATAATAAAACAGTGCAGCCTGCTGCATGTGGCTGATCTGATAAGTATGGGCCTTACCCGTTATTTCGACATACCGGAAAGGCAATACTTCGGGGTAATGAGGCGCGAGTTTTTGGGTGTGTAGATACCGTGAGGGAGGTCTTTGTGCAAGCCGGAGTACATAGTGGTGGGTCCCTTTTTTGAGCGTCATTTCCACCTTTTCATAGCCGATATTGGATTTTCCCGGGTCTTTATGTACGGAAAAGTTTTCATATTTTCTTTCGCCCAGATGGACAGTGATGGGAGTATGGTCTTCCGATGTCGTAGCGGTAAATTCGAGGATGCCGATGGCAGATTTTTCGAACCCTGCGAGATAAGTTCCCGGGGTGGGAGTTTGTATATATACCGGGTCAAACCGGTAGAAGGAGGCACATTGCCGGTCTTCAGATACCCAATTGCCGGTTCCCAGTTCGACCCAGTTGCTTTGCCCCGGGTAGTCGAGTCCGGAGCGGTCGAAGTTTCCTGTGTGGAATGCCTGAGGCATGCTGTAAACACTTTCCTGTCCGTCGGAAGCCCATACTTTTACCTGCCACCAGTAGTTGCTGAAGGAAGTCAGTGGTTTGCCTCCATAGGAAATATTGACCGAGCGCGAATCCTCCTTTTTCCCGCTGTCCCACAGGTCTGCTTTGCCTTCCTGAAGTAAAAATGGCGAAGAAGCCACAAGGATGTGGTAAGCCGATTGTTTTCCACCAGTTTGAGGAAACACCCACCCAAATTCTGGTGAAGGATCAGTAACTACCGCTGCTTCAGGGGCTCTGAGGAGTTCGCAGGTAAGGTCTGTGGGCGGTGGCAGGATTTGGGAGAAACCAGCCAAAAAATAAAATAATAAAATCAGAACAGCGGATATTTTTTTCATAGGGGTGTAGGTTAAGGGGCTCAGGATCGACATTAGATATAATTCCGAAAAAAAAATTATACTTTCGTAAAACGCACAGGATACTCGCAAAGGATTATACTTATATCCGGGACTACATACAAAGTTGAAGCGAAAAATAACATATCAAGGTGAGAAAACCGATATCGATCAACTCGCTACAAGGTTGGCTGCGGGTGACCCGGAGGCGATTGAGCTGATTTATCGCAATTATTTTCACAGGCTTCTCTACTACGGTATTCAGGTGGCAGGGTCGCAGTATCAGCATGAAACAGAGGATGTGATTCAGGAATTTTTCATCTGGCTGGCGCAAAACCATAACAAAGCTGGTAAAATCCAAAACCTGGAGTCTTATATGTTTCAGTCCATTCGCCGAAATATTCAGGCCAGACTGAGTGCAGACAAAAACGCACAAGCTTCATTTGAGCGATACAACAATCTCACAACTCCCCTGCGCGAGAATGTGGGGCATTCTCCTGAACAGGATCTTATTCAAAAAGAAGAGGTGGCTTCCCGGAGTGATCTTATCAGACAAGAACTGGAAAAACTGCCGCCATATCAAAGGGAAGTATTATATCTGCGCTATTTTGAAGATAAGTCCTATCAGGAAATTGCTGATATTCTTTCCGTGAGCGATCAGGTTGTTTACAATTATGTTTCACGTGCCATGAAAAACCTGAAAAAACACCTGGCAAACCTTTCCATTCTTTTGCTTTTCCCGTTTGGCTTCTTCCGGCCCTTTCCCTGAAAAGCGGCTTTATTTACGGAAATAAACCTGCCCGGCCTCATATCCGAAACATTTTTTAATATTTTTTCTCTTCCAGAGGGTTAGAAATTCGCTGATTTTCTCATCTACCTAATAAACACCCTTAAACTTCACCCATGGATGTCGAAAAATATGCCTCCTATTCAGTGGAAGATTATCTCGAAGATCAGGATTTTCGACACTGGGTTGCTTTAGCAGAACTTGAAGAAAATGAGCGGTGGCAGGCTGTTTTTAGTCATTATCCGGATCAGAAAGTTATCGCTGACCAGGCCAGGTTGTTATTGTTGGAAATGAAACAATATTTTCAGCCTGATGACATGGCGAACAAGCCACTGAATCAAATATTTATAGAAAGCCTGAAACTTGAGGTAAGCCATCAGCAGGATGCCGTAATTGTAAAGATGCAGCGTCGTATTTTCCTGAAGCGATTGACACTTGCCGCATCTGTTGTGTTGTTGCTGGGTTTTTTCTCATGGATGTGGTTGGGGAACTGGGGGCAGGGCATGGAAAAAATCGCAACCGGCTATGGAGAGTGGAAGAAATTTTCCTTGCCGGATGGATCGGAAGTAAACCTTAACGCACATTCAGAGATCAGTTTTGCCAGCGAATGGACCCCGGGATCAGATCGTAAAGTATGGCTGAAAGGCGAAGCATTTTTTTCAGTGGTCAAGGACTCCAGGAGGGCAAAATTTACGGTTTTTACAGATGACCTTGCGGTTGAGGTGTTAGGCACTTCTTTTAATGTTTTGAGCAGGGGAGACCAGACAGAAGTTTTTTTGCAGGAAGGAAAAGTAAGGCTGGAAATGGGATCTGAAGAACAACTGCTGGCCCCGGGCGAATTTATTTCCTATTCTTCCCCTAAAAAGGCGATTACAGAATTCAAAAAATCTTCTTCGGAATTGCACATAGCCTGGAAGGATGGGGCATTAATCCTAAAGGACAAAACCGTAGCGGAAATATTTGCCAAGATGGAAGAGATTTATGGCTATGAGGTAAATGTCAACAATCCTGCATTGCTCAACGTTCGGAAAACAATCGCCATACCTATGGATAGAATAGAACTCGCCATCCCGATACTCGAAAAGCTATTGGGAGTTGAGATACGATTGGAAGATGACCAGCTAATGGTCAGATAAAGAAAACCGGATCAATCTGCGAAATTGCTCCGGCTAAAGTTGTTCAAATATAAAATGCGAATCTATGAACTTAACTAGTTACTACCAACTTTTTAGGTGTAGTGTGTTGGTCTTGTTGTTGTGGGGGAGCATAATCCTTCCGGCTTCAGCCAATGACGAAACACCTTTTCAGGAGCGACCGCTTGTCGAAATTCTGAAAGATTTTTCGGAAAGATATGAGGTTCTCTTTTCCTACGACTCCAAATCTCTTGAAACGATCAGGGTTGACTTCGAATTTTCTGCCACTGAAAATCTTGAGTCGGCCATTAAACGTTTGCTAAGTCCGATCAATTTTGGCTATGAGTCATTTGGCGACAAGTACTATGTGATTTACGAGAAAAGTGAATCCGGGAAAAAATCCTTCAAAAAAATCAGCAAGTACATCGACAAGATCCAAAAGCTCGAACAAGGTGGGAATCTCAGCCTTCAACCCCAAAAAGTGAGCGCAGTAAATCAACTGAAATCTGTTGCATCATCTGCAATTAAACTTCGAATAGAGATTTCTGTAAATGGTACGATTACCAATGAGGCAGGAGAACCATTGGCCGGTGCAACTGTGATTGCAAAAGACACCCGGCAGGGAACACTTACTGACGATGCGGGCCGTTTCCAACTGACAGTTCCCGAAACTGTTACCACGCTGGTGATTTCCTATATTGGTTATACAACTCAGGAGGTACAAATTGCCGGGCGAAATACCATAGATGTTGTCATGGCGGAATCAGGCAGTTCATTGGATGAAGTGGTCTTGGTTGGATATGGTTCGGCAAGAAAAAAAGATCTTACAGGAGCAGTGGCCCGGGTAGATCTGGAGAAAACCCGTTTGCAACCCAATGCAAATCCTGTACAAAGTCTCCGGGGTACAGTAGCAGGAGTAACCGTGATTGACAACGGTCGTCCGGGGTCAGATGCTTCCATTCTGATCAGAGGCAGAAACTCTATCTCAGCCAACAACAATCCACTGATTGTGTTGGATGGAATTATTTATGCCGGTGGTCGTTTGTCGGATATCAATCCCAATGATATTGAGTCGATTGATATTCTGAAAGATGCGAGCTCTTCTGCCATTTTTGGTTCTCAGGCTGCAAATGGCGTTATCCTTATCACTACCAAAAAAGGTACAACAACCAAACCTACCATTTCCCTTAACAGCTATTATGGGTTGTCGGATTACGCCCATACACCCGATTATCTGGATGCCGAACAATACCTGGCCGTGAGGAAAGATGCGGAGCTGGCAGACAACGGACCTTTGCCTTTTCAGGCATTGGAGGAAGCCAATATTGCTGCAGGTATCAGTATTGACCCATTTGAGGCAATCAAAAGGAGAGCACCTATTTCGAGCAATGAGTTAAGCGTATCCGGACGTACCGAAAAAGTTACCTACTACTATTCCGGTTCCTATACCACAGCAAAATCTCCGGTTCAAGGCGACAATTTTAGTCGTGTTGCAGGGCGGATCAATCTGGAAATGAACATTACAGACTGGCTGAAAATCGGAACCAATAGCGGCTATAATGTAAATGATTTATCTGGAAACAGAGCTAGTTTGTTACATGCAACTTATCTGAGCCCATACGGTAATTTGTACTACGACGATGGGGTGCCCCGCCCTTTGCCAATGGATATCGGGCTGGTAAATAATCCGCTTTCCAGTACTTTGCTCAACGAAAACTTAAACATTTCCAAAACCCTTTTTACCAATACTTATACTGAGATTCAATTGCCTATATCGGGGTTGTCTTATCGGTTAAATCTGGGTTATACCCAAAGGAATGAAAAACTGTACAATTACAGACCTTCATTTAACCGCGAACAATTTTTTAACCTGGGAAGTGGAAGTAAGTATAATTATGAATCGCAAAACGTAACACTGGAAAACATTGTGCGGTATGACAAGGTGTTTGGCCTGCATCATGCTTTTAATGCCACATTCCTGTATGGTTCCTATATCTTTAAGGATGAAAGCTCTTCTTTAAGCAGTAACAATATTTTCAATGATGCATTGGGTTACAATGCCCTGGAAATCGGCGAAAATTTTGCCATCTCAACAGGTGCTGGAGAAAGCCAGCAGGTGTCGACTATGGGACGACTGGGTTATCGTTACAAAGGAAAATATATAGTGGACTTCACCGTGCGCCGTGATGGTTATTCTGCTTTTGGGCCTGGCAGAAAGTATGGGGTATTTCCAGCTGTGGGTCTGAGCTGGAATATTTCAGAGGAAGATTTTCTGGCCGATATAGAGCAAATCAATAACCTGAAGATCCGCGCTTCGTGGGGTAAAAATGGAAATCAGGGTGTGAGCCGATACTCTTCTTTGAGTAATGTCAGTCAGACCTATTATGTATTCGGAGACAATAATGCACCTTCTGTCGGTCTTTATAGTTCTTCACTCGGCAATCCTAATCTGGGATGGGAAACAACTACCAGTGCAAATATTGGCGCAGATATCGCAGTTTTTTCAAGCCGCATCATGGCATCTGTTGAATATTATCAGAGTCATACCAAAGATCTGCTGCTGACACAACGGATTCCTAACACCTCCGGGTTTGAAACTTTTCTGAGAAATATCGGAGAAACCGAAAACAGGGGACTTGAGCTCTCCCTTACCACTGTCAATATTCAAAAGAATGATTTCCGGTGGAGCACAAGTGTTGCCTTTTCCCTCAATAGGAATAAGATCGTAAAGCTGACCGGCAATGACCTGAATGAAGATGGCGTGGAAGATGATGATATTGCCAGTAACTGGTTTATCGGTTATCCTTTGGGTTCCAATTTTGATTATGTATTTGATGGTATTTTTCAGGATGGAGATGATTTATCCTTAATACCCGGTGCAAAACCCGGTCATGTAAAATTTAAAGACCTGAATGAAGATGGACTTATCACACCGGCAGACAGAACCATCGTAAATACCAGCCAGGCAAATTTTCTTGCAGGCATTACAAATAGCTTCTCTTACAGAGGTTTCTCGCTGATGATTTTGTTTAATATGCGCCAGGGAGGTTTTAGCCCAAATTCAAGTATTAATCCGGGTACCAACTTCTATGATCTTGCCAATGTACTTGATGTTCCCTACTGGACACCCGAAAACCCAATCAATACAAATGCTGCGATCAACTATCGCAATCCCCTTGGGTACAGGTTTTATCAAAGCACAAGCTTCATCCGTTTGCAGGATGTTTCCCTTTCTTATGATCTGCCAGATGCGTTCCTCAACCCGCTAAAAATGAAAAGTGTGAGGATTTATATAAGTGGTAAAAACCTCATGACCTGGACGGAATGGAATGGTTGGGATCCCGAATTTGGTGTAGGCGGAAGAGACCCCGGAAACAATGGGCCTTTGATGAAGTCGGTTACCGCAGGTTTGAATATTCAACTTTAACAGCATCATCTTATGGAAAAATATATAATTTTTAAGTCATACACGGAAAAAGTATTCTTTCTTATCGGGATGGTTTGTTTCTCCCAGTTATTTATCAGTTGTAATGAGTCTTTTCTCGATGAGGTTCCGCTGGACCGTTTTAGTCCTGAAAATCTTCTTGTAGATGAGGCCGGATTTAATACAGCAGTAGTCGCCCTCTACCAGGCTGCCAGGGAAGAGCATGCCATTGGAGGTGTCAACTTTGACTATATGAATCTCGGCACAGATATCGTCGAGTGGGGGCGTCCGGATGGAAGAGGTTTCAAAGATTACACTTTGCTGAATTCTCAGTTTGACCCCGTGGTCGGATATTGGGATTGGGCTTACAAAAGTATGGTCCGGCAGTGTAATTTTATCCTTGACAATATCAATAAGCCTGAAGTCAAAATTGAAGAATCTCAACGCGCATATATTGCCGCTCAGGCAAAATTTTTCAGAGGTTACACCTACAATGTTTTAGCCGTTTTGTATGGCGGTGTGCCCATTGTTGATTTTCAGATAACCGAACCCAAGTTTGACTATCAGCGGGCAACGAAAGAAGAAGTGTTACGCTTTGCTATAAATGATCTGGAAGCTGCCGCAGCTGATTTGCCGGTAGTTGAAAACGTATCAGATGGCCGTATTTATAAAGCTGCTGCCTATCATCTACTGGCAGAAGTTTATATTAGTCTGGCAATGGAAACAGGTGATGTTTCTTTTTATGATAAATCCATTGCTGCTGCCAACAAGGTCATTAATGGCGAAGCCGGCCAATACCAGTTGATGACAGAGCGTTTTGGTGACCTCAGTCGGCCCGGTGATGTATTCTCCGATTTATTTTGGGGCAATCAACAAAATCGTTCTTCCGGCAACCTTGAAGTCATTTTCGCCTGGCAATTTGAAAGTTTTACGCTGGGTGGTGGTATTGGCAACGGAGAGGGTAACATCAACCCGCGATGGTGGGCGCCTGAGCAGGATCGTATTCGCACACCAAATGGTGTGATCAATCTTCGGTCAGACAGTTTGCAGAGAGGAATTGGTGTAAATTCACCGACCAACTATTTTAAATACGATGTCTGGAAACTGGATCCCAATGACATGAGAAATTCCAAATACAATATCCGCCGGGAGTTTTATTACAACAACCCGGAAGATCCGGAGTATTTTGGTAAAAAAATACTGACAGGGCGGGACAGCAATGGGAAACTGGTGGTGGCACTGGAAGATGGTACTCTCACAACCCAGATTCTGGATACTTTGCGGATGTACTATCCATGGATCAGGAAAATTGATGGTATTCCTTTTAACGATGACCCTGTAAGCGGAAGATCAGGAAATGATATTATCAGGATTCGCCTGGCCGAAACTTATTTGCTGCGTGCTGA
The DNA window shown above is from Bacteroidia bacterium and carries:
- a CDS encoding alpha-L-rhamnosidase C-terminal domain-containing protein yields the protein MKKISAVLILLFYFLAGFSQILPPPTDLTCELLRAPEAAVVTDPSPEFGWVFPQTGGKQSAYHILVASSPFLLQEGKADLWDSGKKEDSRSVNISYGGKPLTSFSNYWWQVKVWASDGQESVYSMPQAFHTGNFDRSGLDYPGQSNWVELGTGNWVSEDRQCASFYRFDPVYIQTPTPGTYLAGFEKSAIGILEFTATTSEDHTPITVHLGERKYENFSVHKDPGKSNIGYEKVEMTLKKGTHHYVLRLAQRPPSRYLHTQKLAPHYPEVLPFRYVEITGKAHTYQISHMQQAALFYYFDDQAASFSCSDTNLNEVWNLCKYTLKATPFLGVYADGNRERMPYEADAYIQQLGHYTVDREYSIGKYTVNFLLDHASWPTEWQMHTILMAWEDYMQTGDADLLHNRYEDLKRKSLIDLAEPNGLISTLKGKKTQAFLTSLRFPGPVEQFRDIVDWPQGPKPGQAPPPNASPKPGGETDGYVYNDFNTVVNAFHYRSLVLMERIATVTGHAADQKFFSDRAALHQESFMKTFFDKKRGIFKDGESTDHASLHANMFALAFGLVPEKHLPSVATFVKSRGMACSVYGAQHLLDALYQAGEADYALSLMTADSLRSWRNMIRVGSSMTTEAWDEYFKPNLTWNHAWGAAPANITARKLMGIEPLEPAFRRFRISPQPGSLEHAAIKMPCIRGSIGCEISQSRDGWRMNVSIPGNAEAEIWLPAEFTSVHIDGQPASLLRTENFAGGKRQVFELGSGVFEIVAKR
- a CDS encoding sigma-70 family RNA polymerase sigma factor, with amino-acid sequence MKRKITYQGEKTDIDQLATRLAAGDPEAIELIYRNYFHRLLYYGIQVAGSQYQHETEDVIQEFFIWLAQNHNKAGKIQNLESYMFQSIRRNIQARLSADKNAQASFERYNNLTTPLRENVGHSPEQDLIQKEEVASRSDLIRQELEKLPPYQREVLYLRYFEDKSYQEIADILSVSDQVVYNYVSRAMKNLKKHLANLSILLLFPFGFFRPFP
- a CDS encoding FecR domain-containing protein; the encoded protein is MDVEKYASYSVEDYLEDQDFRHWVALAELEENERWQAVFSHYPDQKVIADQARLLLLEMKQYFQPDDMANKPLNQIFIESLKLEVSHQQDAVIVKMQRRIFLKRLTLAASVVLLLGFFSWMWLGNWGQGMEKIATGYGEWKKFSLPDGSEVNLNAHSEISFASEWTPGSDRKVWLKGEAFFSVVKDSRRAKFTVFTDDLAVEVLGTSFNVLSRGDQTEVFLQEGKVRLEMGSEEQLLAPGEFISYSSPKKAITEFKKSSSELHIAWKDGALILKDKTVAEIFAKMEEIYGYEVNVNNPALLNVRKTIAIPMDRIELAIPILEKLLGVEIRLEDDQLMVR
- a CDS encoding SusC/RagA family TonB-linked outer membrane protein: MNLTSYYQLFRCSVLVLLLWGSIILPASANDETPFQERPLVEILKDFSERYEVLFSYDSKSLETIRVDFEFSATENLESAIKRLLSPINFGYESFGDKYYVIYEKSESGKKSFKKISKYIDKIQKLEQGGNLSLQPQKVSAVNQLKSVASSAIKLRIEISVNGTITNEAGEPLAGATVIAKDTRQGTLTDDAGRFQLTVPETVTTLVISYIGYTTQEVQIAGRNTIDVVMAESGSSLDEVVLVGYGSARKKDLTGAVARVDLEKTRLQPNANPVQSLRGTVAGVTVIDNGRPGSDASILIRGRNSISANNNPLIVLDGIIYAGGRLSDINPNDIESIDILKDASSSAIFGSQAANGVILITTKKGTTTKPTISLNSYYGLSDYAHTPDYLDAEQYLAVRKDAELADNGPLPFQALEEANIAAGISIDPFEAIKRRAPISSNELSVSGRTEKVTYYYSGSYTTAKSPVQGDNFSRVAGRINLEMNITDWLKIGTNSGYNVNDLSGNRASLLHATYLSPYGNLYYDDGVPRPLPMDIGLVNNPLSSTLLNENLNISKTLFTNTYTEIQLPISGLSYRLNLGYTQRNEKLYNYRPSFNREQFFNLGSGSKYNYESQNVTLENIVRYDKVFGLHHAFNATFLYGSYIFKDESSSLSSNNIFNDALGYNALEIGENFAISTGAGESQQVSTMGRLGYRYKGKYIVDFTVRRDGYSAFGPGRKYGVFPAVGLSWNISEEDFLADIEQINNLKIRASWGKNGNQGVSRYSSLSNVSQTYYVFGDNNAPSVGLYSSSLGNPNLGWETTTSANIGADIAVFSSRIMASVEYYQSHTKDLLLTQRIPNTSGFETFLRNIGETENRGLELSLTTVNIQKNDFRWSTSVAFSLNRNKIVKLTGNDLNEDGVEDDDIASNWFIGYPLGSNFDYVFDGIFQDGDDLSLIPGAKPGHVKFKDLNEDGLITPADRTIVNTSQANFLAGITNSFSYRGFSLMILFNMRQGGFSPNSSINPGTNFYDLANVLDVPYWTPENPINTNAAINYRNPLGYRFYQSTSFIRLQDVSLSYDLPDAFLNPLKMKSVRIYISGKNLMTWTEWNGWDPEFGVGGRDPGNNGPLMKSVTAGLNIQL
- a CDS encoding RagB/SusD family nutrient uptake outer membrane protein encodes the protein MEKYIIFKSYTEKVFFLIGMVCFSQLFISCNESFLDEVPLDRFSPENLLVDEAGFNTAVVALYQAAREEHAIGGVNFDYMNLGTDIVEWGRPDGRGFKDYTLLNSQFDPVVGYWDWAYKSMVRQCNFILDNINKPEVKIEESQRAYIAAQAKFFRGYTYNVLAVLYGGVPIVDFQITEPKFDYQRATKEEVLRFAINDLEAAAADLPVVENVSDGRIYKAAAYHLLAEVYISLAMETGDVSFYDKSIAAANKVINGEAGQYQLMTERFGDLSRPGDVFSDLFWGNQQNRSSGNLEVIFAWQFESFTLGGGIGNGEGNINPRWWAPEQDRIRTPNGVINLRSDSLQRGIGVNSPTNYFKYDVWKLDPNDMRNSKYNIRREFYYNNPEDPEYFGKKILTGRDSNGKLVVALEDGTLTTQILDTLRMYYPWIRKIDGIPFNDDPVSGRSGNDIIRIRLAETYLLRAEAFLRKGDLQSAADDINILRNRAAAIPVSSGEIDIDFLLDERARELIVEEPRRRTLQRMGLLYERVKKYNPPSGNTIQPHNELWPIPQKFIDSNTGAAIQQNPGYPQ